A region of the Candidatus Obscuribacterales bacterium genome:
ACTACGAGTCTGGCGATATTGGCTATGACTTCGTGGCAGAAGGCCGCACCATCCTGCGTGAGCGTCAGGCTTACACTGGTGATGGCATGAGCTACTACCTCAACGACCGTACTTATCAGGTAATGGCATCTGATCTGGCTTCACGTGAAGACCTGTCTGGCCGTCCTGAGACTGCCTACGGTACTGCGGGTATCGGCAAGCGGGTTGCAGGCTTTGACCTGTTTGAAGCCAGCTATCTGGGCAGCGTCCCGGCTCAACTTAACGCCACCACTGGCGCGGTTGCCACTGACGTTGTTGAGATTCCGCAGGGCTTCATCGACCTGGGTAACGATGTTGTTCAAAACGTCGACTACCGTGTGGGCTCTGTTGATCTGGGCGTAGGCGAAGGCGCTAACTTCCAAGTGGGTGACGTGATCACCTTCGCTGGTGTGAACAGCCTGAGCGTAATGGATAAGAAAGACACGAATGAGCTGATGACCTTTCGCGTAGTAGCGAAGGCCACAGACACTCTGACCATCTATCCTAAGCCCATCGCAGCAGACCAGACCGGCATCACCACTGACCAAGCAGCTTATGCCAACATCTCTACGCAGATCGTTGCCACAACTGTTGTGAGCAAGGTGAACGTGAACGGTGGCCGCGCTAACAGCTTCTGGGCCAACGACTCAATCTCCATTGTCAACGGTGATGCACCGCTTGATATGCTGAACGAGTTCGACGGCATGAAGGTTGTGAGCGAGACCCTGGATTCAGGTGTGCGGCTTTACATGGCATATGATGCCAGTCTGCCGACTCTGAACTGCCGAGTCAGATTATTCACATGGTATGGCCTTGTGAACCGCGATCCTAGCAGGAATGGCAACGGAATTTACGTTCCAGTCTAATCGGTAACTAGGTGATAACTACGGCCCCTCTTCGGAGGGGCTTTTTAATGCTTGCCATTTAGCGGTATAATGAAACCACTAAAGGAGCGGGCCATGTTTGACGAATCGTTTAGCTTACTGGTCGAGGACATTGAGCCCATCAAAGAGATGCTTTCTGGT
Encoded here:
- a CDS encoding P22 phage major capsid protein family protein: YESGDIGYDFVAEGRTILRERQAYTGDGMSYYLNDRTYQVMASDLASREDLSGRPETAYGTAGIGKRVAGFDLFEASYLGSVPAQLNATTGAVATDVVEIPQGFIDLGNDVVQNVDYRVGSVDLGVGEGANFQVGDVITFAGVNSLSVMDKKDTNELMTFRVVAKATDTLTIYPKPIAADQTGITTDQAAYANISTQIVATTVVSKVNVNGGRANSFWANDSISIVNGDAPLDMLNEFDGMKVVSETLDSGVRLYMAYDASLPTLNCRVRLFTWYGLVNRDPSRNGNGIYVPV